The genomic segment AAATGCTTCTTGCCCGCGATGCCCGTTACGCGCCCGCCCTCGTCTTCTTCGACGGTGGGCAGGATCATCGTGCCCGGTGCCTCCGGCTCGTTGGTGTTGCGCACGTTGATGGGAATCGCCGCCTGATAGACGGGGAAAATCGAATCCTCGTGCAGCACGGAAGCGCCCATATAGGAGAGCTCCCGCAGTTCTTTATAGGTGATTGTATCGATTTTGCGCGCCTGCTTGACGATGCGCGGATCGGCCATGAAGAACCCGGAGACGTCCGTCCAGTTCTCATAGAGATCTGCGCCTGCCGCCGCCGCGACAATCGCCCCGGTTACGTCCGAGCCGCCTCTTGAGAACGTCTTGATGCTGCCATCGCTCATGCTGCCGTAAAAGCCCGGAATCACCGCCCGGGGGCAGTCCTTCAGGCGCTTTGAGAGCGCGGAAATCGTCTGCGCCGCATCATATTTGCCGCGCTTATCGAAGAAAATGACTTCCGCCGCATCGATAAATTCATATCCCAGCAGATCTGCCAAAAGCAGGCCGTTTAGAAACTCGCCCCGGCTGGCGGCATAGTCCGCATCCGCCCCGGCCAGAATCTTTTCCAGAATTTCTTTCAGATATTCCTCGATTTTGATATTCAGCCCAAGGCCATCGCGGATCTCGGTAAACCGCGTGCGGATTTTATTGTAGACCATCTCATAGTCATGCCCATATTCCGCAGAACGCTGCAATAAATACAGCAGATCCGTCACTTTCTCATCATCCGGCGTGCGCTTGCCCGGCGCCGATGGGACGACATATCTGCGGTGTTCATCCGCCTGTATAATCTCTTTGACCTTTAAAATCTGCTTTGTGTTTGCAAGGGAGGTTCCCCCAAACTTCGCGACGGTAATCGCCATTTCTCTACTCCTCTTCGGAATCTGTCAGCTCTTCTACTTCCAGCGCATCATCGGCAAACTCCTGCCGGATGCGGTAGCCTCTTCTTTTGGTCGCCGTAAATTCCGCGCTCTCAAATTCGTCTTCTTCCTGCTCGGTATTTTGCTGCGGCTCCTGCTCCTCCTGCTCTTCTTCCTTGGGCAGGTTTGCGATCAGGCGGCATTCGAGATAGTATCTCTTATCCTTCGCTTCGCCCAGCGAAAAGCTCTTTTTGGGCAGAACGCCAAAGCCTGCCAGCGTATCGAAGAACGTCTCTTTCTCCATGGCCGGCATGATGAAGCCCAGCGTATCGTACTGCCGCGTCAGCTCTTCCAGCTCTTCGTCGCCATGTACATATTCCAGCTTGCAGGACGGGAACTCCCGGATGAAGTTTTCCAAAACCGGCTGAAGCTCTTCCACGATCATGGAAGAAGTCGGCGAATAGATCTCGATTCTGCCTGCGCTGTCTTTGCTGGAGAAGAAGATCGTCTGCGCCGCGTCGCTCTGCTGCAGATTGGGCTTCCTTCTGGAAAAGA from the Christensenellaceae bacterium 44-20 genome contains:
- a CDS encoding aspartate kinase, which translates into the protein MAITVAKFGGTSLANTKQILKVKEIIQADEHRRYVVPSAPGKRTPDDEKVTDLLYLLQRSAEYGHDYEMVYNKIRTRFTEIRDGLGLNIKIEEYLKEILEKILAGADADYAASRGEFLNGLLLADLLGYEFIDAAEVIFFDKRGKYDAAQTISALSKRLKDCPRAVIPGFYGSMSDGSIKTFSRGGSDVTGAIVAAAAGADLYENWTDVSGFFMADPRIVKQARKIDTITYKELRELSYMGASVLHEDSIFPVYQAAIPINVRNTNEPEAPGTMILPTVEEDEGGRVTGIAGKKHFTVLTIEKNGMNAELGFGRRVLACIEKYSIPFEHMPSSIDTLSVVLEDGLVKDSISDIIDDIHRVCEPDSVEVVGHIALIATVGRGMVSNVGTAATLFTALADAGINVRMIDQGSSEMNIIVGVSNDDFERALNAIHDAFVQKEAQGR